A single genomic interval of Gossypium raimondii isolate GPD5lz chromosome 11, ASM2569854v1, whole genome shotgun sequence harbors:
- the LOC105785386 gene encoding EH domain-containing protein 1-like, with the protein MEGLDTLIMRKKQSSKSSRLEGNGSSSNQTSPASQWFSSKSSKKISLSSVTSIIDGLKRLYLQKLKPLEVSYHFNDFVSPLLKNSDFDAKPMIMLLGQYSTRKTTFIKHLLKTSYLGAHIGLEPMTNRFVVVMVIQNCCSADLAWRVSITWWF; encoded by the exons ATGGAAGGCTTAGATACATTAATCATG AGAAAGAAACAATCTTCAAAGTCAAGTAGACTTGAAGGCAATG GTAGTTCTTCAAATCAAACATCACCTGCATCTCAATGGTTttcttcaaaatcatcaaagaag ATATCTTTGTCCTCTGTGACTTCAATTATAGATGGCTTAAAGAGATTGTACCTTCAGAAGTTGAAGCCTTTAGAAGTTTCAtatcattttaatgattttgtatcCCCATTGTTG aaaaatagtgattttgatGCCAAACCAATGATTATGCTTTTGGGTCAATATTCCACTAGGAAAACAACCTTCATTAAACATTTGCTTAAGACTAGTTATCTAG GAGCTCACATTGGACTTGAACCAATGACCAAcagatttgttgttgttatgGTAATTCAGAATTGTTGTTCTGCAGATCTAGCTTGGAGAGTTTCCATTACTTGGTggttttaa
- the LOC105785388 gene encoding uncharacterized protein LOC105785388, with protein sequence MKLKHVHLRTLLSFSPSPPSPSLYSFSIFISHFSTSHNQPLHSYSLSWRHEEVSRHVKVSVWWDFENCNPPVGFNVYKIAHMITSAVRANGIKGPVQITAFGDILQLSRTNQEALSSTGVNLAHVPQGGKNSADRSLLVDLLYWVSQNPPPAHLFLISGDRDFASVLHRLRMSNYNILLATSDSAPSVLCGAASIMWNWNALLKGENLTGKHYNHPPDGPYGSWYGHCKGPLDDPFLVEQPACTQTEEFSESCSDSVPRTVPKAVIKHIRQILNSYPNGISIMDLRSELKKSNVSLDKNFYGYKKFSCFLSSMPHILRLQSERDGNYLIHGIFPKAGEPSKTSPCLSTRPVCRTGDELTVSSRSSGDGRRVDSGLNEKSRLHHFPEVNSEVAPGKIQQTPSANGNLVKVNAEKPQEEVQQPLPVDQKTTEASNDQVPESLHNHVLEQDSASKGSFIRKVWQRWFGGSDYTRAGKDHDNLAGKDYHLPGKPGDSADITEKQNNNPLKKCIEVSSDREGMKVECEEKSHVVPYSLTISSSSNDSTFDTKATDEASENPSGKRAGLFNWIASRCKFWRSSKDSGVSSDQSYEKLNQTNTNILKHEVFKQGSFWEDMEILIDSIRGSLFVTQSRTREEMAENLLKEGPFVLRSLSNTDLLHLVDLLISDKKWIEECPSQASPFKITKAAGKSPSLGHSHASNGLRSIFMRTPSQANLQTEHEGEKKLQNIPHSGVSSTILDKNSSDRSRFQVLSDCQNLVKDILKEHPEGHNVANFRKLFLERYGYPLDIQRLGCKKLVSVLKNVPGIKIESTYILPANIQENASHALGELPDDATTKGDALDTTWDELGPVSNTTSTRNESQSGLGSKRMGTKATYPDCPLSDDEFSDSEREISSAERSGLQQKPGVDEEDSSLLQILDSWYSSKEGKDKTDNSENSEGLVDCSEYDVKPSGAAGESTKTGKCLEGYGKKQRMQKKYSFVADPVGNDRDKLINVMLGSLKKISESRMKA encoded by the exons ATGAAACTTAAACACGTCCATCTTAGGaccctcctttccttttcacCTTCTCCTCCTTCTCCATCTCTATATTCATTCTCAATcttcatttctcatttctccaCTTCCCATAACCAGCCTTTACATTCCTATTCTTTGTCGTGGCGCCATGAGGAGGTTTCACGGCACGTAAAGGTTTCGGTTTGGTGGGATTTTGAGAACTGCAATCCTCCTGTAGGTTTCAATGTGTATAAGATTGCTCATATGATCACTTCCGCTGTCAGGGCCAATGGAATTAAGGGTCCTGTTCAGATAACTGCTTTTGGAGATATTTTGCAACTCTCTAGAACAAACCAGGAGGCGCTTTCTTCTACCGGGGTTAATCTTGCTCACGTTCCCCAGG GTGGAAAAAACAGTGCTGATAGATCACTTCTGGTTGATCTTTTGTATTGGGTTTCTCAAAATCCTCCTCCAGCCCATCTTTTTTTAATCTCTGGTGACAGGGACTTTGCCAGCGTATTGCATAGATTACGGATGAGCAACTACAATATTCTGCTTGCTACATCAGATTCAGCTCCTAGTGTTCTTTGCGGTGCTGCCAGTATCATGTGGAATTGGAATGCACTGCTCAAAGGAGAGAACCTGACTGGAAAGCACTATAACCATCCTCCTGATGGTCCTTATGGTTCTTGGTATGGCCATTGCAAGGGGCCTCTTGATGATCCATTTTTAGTTGAACAACCAGCATGTACACAAACTGAAGAATTTTCTGAGAGTTGTTCAGATTCTGTGCCTCGAACAGTTCCAAAGGCAGTCATAAAGCATATACGACAGATTTTGAACTCATACCCAAATGGAATTTCTATAATGGACCTTCGTTCTGAGCTGAAGAAAAGTAATGTTAGCCTTGATAAAAACTTCTATGGGTATAAAAAGTTCTCCTGCTTTCTTTCGTCCATGCCACACATTTTGAGGCTTCAGTCAGAACGTGATGGTAATTATCTTATACATGGAATTTTCCCGAAAGCTGGTGAACCATCTAAGACTAGTCCTTGTTTATCTACCAGACCTGTCTGTAGAACTGGAGATGAGCTCACTGTTTCTTCTAGGTCGAGTGGTGATGGCAGGAGAGTAGATAGTGGTTTAAATGAAAAGTCCAGGTTGCATCATTTCCCTGAGGTTAATTCGGAAGTTGCTCCTGGAAAGATACAACAAACCCCTTCAGCAAATGGTAATCTTGTTAAAGTAAATGCAGAGAAGCCACAGGAGGAAGTCCAACAGCCCCTTCCAGTTGATCAGAAGACTACTGAAGCATCTAATGATCAGGTACCTGAGAGTCTTCATAATCATGTACTGGAACAAGATTCTGCATCTAAAGGTAGCTTCATAAGGAAGGTTTGGCAAAGATGGTTTGGTGGTAGTGATTACACACGTGCAGGAAAAGATCATGACAATCTTGCGGGAAAAGATTATCACCTTCCAGGAAAGCCTGGTGATTCTGCAGATATCACTGAGaaacaaaataacaatcctCTGAAAAAATGCATTGAGGTCAGCTCTGATAGGGAAGGAATGAAGGTAGAATGTGAGGAGAAGTCACATGTAGTTCCATATTCCTTAACCATTTCTTCATCAAGTAATGACTCGACTTTTGACACTAAAGCAACTGATGAAGCAAGTGAAAATCCCTCCGGGAAGAGGGCAGGTTTATTTAACTGGATTGCCAGCCGGTGTAAGTTTTGGAGAAGTAGCAAAGACTCTGGGGTATCAAGTGATCAATCCTATGAAAAGCTAAACCAAACAAACACGAACATTTTAAAGCATGAGGTTTTTAAACAAGGATCCTTCTGGGAAGACATGGAAATCTTAATAGACTCAATTAGGGGATCACTTTTTGTCACACAGTCTAGGACCAG GGAAGAGATGGCTGAAAATCTGCTGAAGGAAGGGCCATTTGTTCTTAGATCTCTCAGTAATACCGATCTTCTTCATTTGGTCGATTTGTTAATATCTGATAAGAAATGGATAGAAGAATGCCCCTCCCAAGCATCACCTTTCAAGATCACTAAGGCTGCTGGGAAGAGTCCCAGTTTGGGTCATTCTCATGCTTCAAATGGGTTGAGATCGATCTTTATGCGCACTCCATCGCAGGCAAACTTGCAGACAGAACATGAAGGAGAGAAAAAGTTGCAGAATATTCCTCATTCTGGGGTTTCATCTACCATCCTTGATAAGAACTCTTCAGATCGTTCTAGATTTCAAGTATTGTCCGACTGTCAAAATCTTGTGAAAGATATACTAAAGGAACACCCTGAAGGACATAATGTGGCCAACTTCAGAAAACTGTTCCTTGAGAGGTACGGTTATCCTCTTGATATACAAAGGCTTGGTTGCAAAAAGTTAGTATCTGTGCTAAAGAACGTGCCTGGAATTAAAATAGAGTCCACCTACATACTTCCTGCAAACATTCAAGAAAATGCCAGCCATGCATTAGGTGAATTGCCTGATGATGCAACAACAAAAGGTGATGCTTTAGACACAACATGGGATGAACTAGGACCTGTGTCCAACACGACTTCAACCAGAAACGAATCGCAATCAGGATTAGGGAGCAAAAGAATGGGCACAAAGGCAACATATCCCGACTGTCCTCTCTCAGATGATGAATTTTCTGATTCCGAAAGGGAAATCTCCAGTGCAGAGCGATCTGGGCTACAACAGAAGCCTGGAGTAGATGAGGAAGACAGCTCTTTGCTGCAAATCCTTGATTCATGGTACAGTAGTAAGGAAGGTAAGGATAAAACAGATAATTCAGAGAACTCTGAGGGTTTGGTCGATTGTTCTGAATATGATGTCAAGCCGTCTGGTGCTGCTGGAGAAAGCACGAAGACCGGAAAATGTTTGGAGGGCTATGGAAAGAAGCAAAGGATGCAAAAGAAGTATTCTTTTGTTGCAGACCCAGTGGGGAATGACAGAGATAAGTTGATTAATGTAATGTTAGgtagtttgaaaaaaataagtgAGTCGAGAATGAAGGCGTGA
- the LOC105785385 gene encoding uncharacterized protein LOC105785385, with amino-acid sequence MFHSRMKFEHGNLMGRKAGIQMVLIRSGGQGILDDMLGNLTAKKLNESLKERVSLTTLIILRESFKLNLGTNGILGLLVEISLSRIQNLDLSGEENQAGQIKERRSGKVLVTLSLSLSRRRRSRMM; translated from the exons ATGTTTCATTCCAG GATGAAGTTCGAACATGGAAATTTGATGGGGCGGAAGGCTGGGATTCAGATGGTTCTGATAAGAAGTGGTGGTCAAGGTATTCTGGACGACATGCTGGGAAATCTAACTGCAAAAAAGTTAAAC GAAAGTTTAAAAGAGAGAGTTTCTCTGACGACTTTGATCATCCTGAGAGAATCTTTCAAGCTAAATTTGGGAACAAATGGTATACTTGGTCTTCTGGTGGAGATAAGTCTTTCAAGAATCCAGAATCTGGATTTGAGTGGAGAGGAAAATCAGGCTGGACAAATCAAAGAACGAAGGAGTGGGAAAGTACTAGTGACTCTGAGTCTGAGTCTGAGTCGGAGGAGGAGAAGTCGTATGATGTAG